The stretch of DNA TCGTCCCAACTGCGCAGATTGTCGTTCACATCCATGCCGAACAGGCGGCCATGGTCGATGGCAAGCTGCGCGGAATCCGCCGGACTCTCGCCGCCGAACAGCGCATGGCCGAAGTCCAGCAGAATGCCCACGTTAGGAAGGCCCATCGCCTCGATCCCCAGCAGGGTGCGCGCCACCGAGGAATAGCTCATATGCACGCGCGGCTCGCGCGGCTTGTATTCGATGACGAATTTGAGGTCGGGGTTCTGGCTGGCCAGCTCACCGATGCCCTCGACCGAATAGCGCCAGATCTGCTTGTAGTCGGCCTGAAACGGATAGTCCCAGCCATCCTGCCCCGGCCACAGCTTCACGTAAGACGCGCCGAAACGGCGCACCAGATCGGCGGCCTGATTGCACATCTCATTGGCGCGGCGGCGCACCCCGGCATCGGGATTGGTGAAGGCGCCCTTGGAAAATTCGCGCGTGTAGATTTCCGGCGTGATGCCGATCACCGAGAGGTTGTTGCGCTTCAACGCCACCTCGACCTCATCCACCGAAATGTCAGGGCTCCACGGCGCATTGATGTCCACCACCGACAGGTCACGCACCTGCCCCGCCAGATCGATCATCTCGATCAGCGTCTTGGCCGGACCGTAGCCATCGGTGGCATAGCGGTCGAGATAGGTGGCAAAGTGCCAGATACCGGCACCGAAGGTCAGCTTGCTCATGACAATCCTCTCACAGATTGGGGGGAATAGGGCTCAGTGCCCGAGGGCAAAATTGTTCAGACGCGCGGCATTGGCACGGGTGATCAGCAGGCAATCCATGATGAGTTTCTCATCCTGCCCGGTGCTGCCGGTCTTCAGGAAACGATCCGCCAGCTCGACGGCAAACTGCGCTTGCCGCCAGGCCGGTTGCAGCACCGTGGCGACCGCCTTGCCCTGCTGGATGGCATCGCGCACATCGTTCGAACCGTCGAAGCCGACCACCACCACATCCTGCCGACCGGCGCCCTGCAAGGCCGCGATGGCACCCATCGCCATCGTGTCATTCCCGGCGATCACGCCCTTGATCTCGGGATGGGCCTGAAGGATCGACTGCACCTTGGTAAAGGCCTCGGACTGGCTCCAGTTGGCCGATTGCCGCGCGGTCAGATGCAGCGCGGGATATTGATCGAGCACCTGATGGAAGCCCTTCGACCGGATCGCCGCATTGGTGTCGGACTCCTTGCCGACCAGCTCGACGTAATCGCCCTTCTCGCCAAGGCCCTGCGCAAAGGCCTGAGCCCCCTGCATCGCGCCCTGATAATTGTTCGAGACGATCTGCACCTTCGCCAGCCCGCGCGCCGCGATCTCGCGGTCGATCAGGAAGACCGGGATGCCCGCATTCTTCGCCTTGCGCACCGCCGCCACACTGGCCTCCGCCCCGGCATTGTCGAGGATGATCGCGGCGGCATTGCGGGCGATGGCGGTGTCGATCAGCTCGCTCTGCCTGAAGGCATCGTCACCATGCGAGAACTTCAGCGTCTGATAGCCCAGTTCCGCCGCACGGGCCTGAGCCCCCAGCGCCTCCTGCCCGAAGAAAGGATTGTCCAGCGAGGGCGTGATGACCACGATCAGATGGGATGCCTTATGTGCCGCCTGCCCCCACAGGGCCAGAGCACCCAGCGCCAGTGCGCCCAAAGCAATCCCCGCAATCGTGCCACGCCCAAGCTTCATGCAACTATGACCTCTATTCCCGCATCCTCGAACCGCACCCTGTCGGCGTCCGAGATGCCGCTGTCGGTGATCAGGCCATGGATCATGCTGACCGGCCCAATGGCTGAAAAAGAACGACGCCCGATCTTGCTGGAATCGACCACCAGCCAGACCTTCTCCGCACTGGCGATCATCGCCCGCTTGATCGGCAGGTCGCCCAGCGAGGGAATGGTGATCCCCTCCTCGATCGAGACCGCCGCCGCCGCCAGAAACAGGCTCTTTACGAAAAGCCCGTTGAAATAATCCGCCGATCCCTCGCCGCTGACCGACAAAGTGGGCGCCTTGAACTGCCCGCCAGGCATCAGCACGGTGATCGAGGGCTGCGCCCCCAGCATCAGCGCGATGTTGAGCCCATTGGTGATCACCGTCAGATCGCGCCGCTCCAGCAGCCCCGCCGCCACTTCGGAGGTGGTCGAGCCGCTGTCCAGCGTGATCGTCTCGCCATCGCTGACCAGAGCGGCGGCGGCGCGGCCGATGCGCTGCTTGGCGTCCATATTCTCATGATGCTGCAGCGCCATCGAGCGCACCTGATGCGGCACCGATTTGAGATAGGCCCCGCCATGCACACGCTCGATCTGGCCATCGGCCTCCAGCCGCTCCAGATCCTGGCGGATGGTCACTTCCGAAACATTGAAAGCCTTGGACAGGTCGCGCACCCGCGCGCTGCCTTCCTCGCGCATCCATTCCATGATCTCGGCCCGGCGCCCTTCGGCGAAGCGTGCGCCGCCACCTTCGGAGCGACGATGTTCGTCCTCGTGTTTCTCTTGCGCCATTCAACCCAGCCTTTCCTGCAAACGATCAAGCACCACGGCGGTGACAATCACCGCGCCCTTGATGACCATCTGCCAGAATTCGCTGATACCGACCATCACCATACCGTCACCCAGCACACCGATGACGCAGGCGCCGGTCAGCGTGCCCGCAATCGTGCCTCGCCCACCGGTGAGCGAGGCACCGCCCAACACCACGGCGGCAATGCTGCTGAGTTCGAAACTTTCGCCCGAGGCCGGATGCGCCGCCTCCAGATCGGAGGCGACCAGCATGCCGACCACCGCCGCCATTGCTCCGGAAATGGCGTAGACGGCATATTTGATCCGATCCACCCGCACGCCCGAAAGCAGCGCGGCCCGCTCGCTGCCGCCCACCGCATAGACGCGGCGGCCAAAAGTGGTGCGCGCCGCCACGAAACCCGCGCCCAAAGCGATAATCGCCAGAATCCACACCGGCACCGGAATGCCCAGTACCATCCCCGCGCCCAGCCATGAGAAACCCTCATTGCCCAGCGCCGGATTGCCGACCAGATTGGGAAAGGTCGCGCCGTTGGACATCAGCATCGCCGCGCCGCGTGCCATGTACAGCATGCCCAGAGTGGCGATAAAGGGCGCCACCTGAAAGCGGTTGACCATCAAGCCGTTGAACAGGCCAAGGGCCGCGCCCAGCGCCACCACCATCGCCGCCATCAAGGGCACCGAAGGGTAAATCACCACGCCCAGCGCCGTCAGCGGCAGGCCATTGAGGATCAGCGCCCCGGCCACCATCCCCGCCAGTCCGGCAATCGAGCCCACCGAGAGGTCGATGCAGCCGGTCAGGATCACAAAGGTCATGCCGATGGCCAGGATCGCCACGATGGCGATGTGTTTCAGCATGATCAGCGCATTGCCCAGCGACAGGAAATTGGGCGCCAGCACCGCGAAGATCGCCACCACCACCACCAGCGCCAGCACCGTGCGGAATTTCAGCAGCAGCGCCATGGCCTGCGCCTTCCCCCGAGATTCGGCGGTTTGCGGTTCAATGCTGGTGGCCAAGGCCTTGCCCTTTTCGCTGATGGATTTCGCCAGAGTGTTCATACCGCCACCGCCCGTTCCGCATTGGCCGCACCGATCAGCATCGCCTCGCTGGCCGCGTCCGCCGCGACATCCAGCGTGATCCGCCCCTTGGCGATCACCACGATGCGGTCGGCAATGGCCAAAGCTTCCAGCACGTCGCTGGTGGTAAAGACCACCGCCAGCCCGTCCTGCGCCAGTTGGCGGATGCGGGAAAACACCTCCGCCCGCGCGCCGACATCGACCCCGCGCGTCGGCTCGTCGAGCAGCAGCGCAGCGGGGCCTGGCATCAGCGCCCGCCCGATCAGCGCCTTCTGCTGATTGCCGCCCGACAGCGAAGTGATCGCCACCTGAGGCGTCGCCGCCTTCACCCCCAGCCGCGCGATCATCTGGCCGATGGCGCTGACCTCTTTCTCGGGCTGAACCACCCCCGCGCGGGCAAAGCGCGCCAGATCGCTGAGCGCCATATTGCGCCCCACATCCAGATTGGGAAACAGCCCCTGCGCCTTGCGGTCTTCGGAGACGAAAAGCAGGCCCTTCTCCACCCGCTGGGCGATGGACAGCCCGGTGATATCCTGCCCGCAGAGCGCAACCGTGCCTTGTTCAGCCGCGCGCGCGCCGAAGGCCACCTCGAGCATTTCGGTGCGGCCTGATCCCAGCAGGCCATAGATGGCGAGGATCGAAC from Novosphingobium sp. encodes:
- a CDS encoding TIM barrel protein, coding for MSKLTFGAGIWHFATYLDRYATDGYGPAKTLIEMIDLAGQVRDLSVVDINAPWSPDISVDEVEVALKRNNLSVIGITPEIYTREFSKGAFTNPDAGVRRRANEMCNQAADLVRRFGASYVKLWPGQDGWDYPFQADYKQIWRYSVEGIGELASQNPDLKFVIEYKPREPRVHMSYSSVARTLLGIEAMGLPNVGILLDFGHALFGGESPADSAQLAIDHGRLFGMDVNDNLRSWDDDMVAGTVHPIELFEFFYTLRKNKWEGVWQLDQFPFRENCVEAADMAIDFLKHIDGALDRLDWAALQAAQDRQDAMGAQKIARQALFGF
- a CDS encoding D-ribose ABC transporter substrate-binding protein, whose amino-acid sequence is MKLGRGTIAGIALGALALGALALWGQAAHKASHLIVVITPSLDNPFFGQEALGAQARAAELGYQTLKFSHGDDAFRQSELIDTAIARNAAAIILDNAGAEASVAAVRKAKNAGIPVFLIDREIAARGLAKVQIVSNNYQGAMQGAQAFAQGLGEKGDYVELVGKESDTNAAIRSKGFHQVLDQYPALHLTARQSANWSQSEAFTKVQSILQAHPEIKGVIAGNDTMAMGAIAALQGAGRQDVVVVGFDGSNDVRDAIQQGKAVATVLQPAWRQAQFAVELADRFLKTGSTGQDEKLIMDCLLITRANAARLNNFALGH
- a CDS encoding DeoR/GlpR family DNA-binding transcription regulator, whose product is MAQEKHEDEHRRSEGGGARFAEGRRAEIMEWMREEGSARVRDLSKAFNVSEVTIRQDLERLEADGQIERVHGGAYLKSVPHQVRSMALQHHENMDAKQRIGRAAAALVSDGETITLDSGSTTSEVAAGLLERRDLTVITNGLNIALMLGAQPSITVLMPGGQFKAPTLSVSGEGSADYFNGLFVKSLFLAAAAVSIEEGITIPSLGDLPIKRAMIASAEKVWLVVDSSKIGRRSFSAIGPVSMIHGLITDSGISDADRVRFEDAGIEVIVA
- a CDS encoding ABC transporter permease: MNTLAKSISEKGKALATSIEPQTAESRGKAQAMALLLKFRTVLALVVVVAIFAVLAPNFLSLGNALIMLKHIAIVAILAIGMTFVILTGCIDLSVGSIAGLAGMVAGALILNGLPLTALGVVIYPSVPLMAAMVVALGAALGLFNGLMVNRFQVAPFIATLGMLYMARGAAMLMSNGATFPNLVGNPALGNEGFSWLGAGMVLGIPVPVWILAIIALGAGFVAARTTFGRRVYAVGGSERAALLSGVRVDRIKYAVYAISGAMAAVVGMLVASDLEAAHPASGESFELSSIAAVVLGGASLTGGRGTIAGTLTGACVIGVLGDGMVMVGISEFWQMVIKGAVIVTAVVLDRLQERLG